Proteins encoded within one genomic window of Rhinolophus sinicus isolate RSC01 linkage group LG14, ASM3656204v1, whole genome shotgun sequence:
- the PALMD gene encoding palmdelphin isoform X2, translating to MEEAELVKERLQAITDKRKIQEEISQKRLKIEEEKLKHQHLKKKALREKWLLDGISSGKEQEEMKRQNQQDQRQTQVLEQSILRLEKEIKDLEKAELQISTNEEVILKKLKSIERTTEDIIRSVKVEKEETSGALYAMEIKVEKDLKTGESTVLSSIPLPSDDFTGSGIKVYDDGQKSVYAVSSNHSATLNGTDGLAPVEVEELLRQASERNSKSPTEYHEPVYANPFFRPTTPQREKVTPGPNFQEKIKIKANGLGSDMNESIHHMDNGLSEEKGNSFNHASPVRPIPHPRSLTQQAEETPHALQERLMTPWEESTVMQDKYAPSPKARLSPSEGLVGRSECQASPPTCQEDEEDVRYNIVHSLPPDLDERQPVTMIFMGYQQAEDEDEEKKLLTGYDGIIHAELVVIDEEEGGEGEAEKPSYHPIAPYSQVYQPAKPTPLPRKRSEVNPHENANHRSPHKNSISLKEQEESLDSPVHHSPLGVQTAGDGTEDPSLTALRMRMAKLGKKVI from the exons gataaaagaaaaatacaggaagaaatcTCACAGAAGCGTctgaaaatagaggaagaaaaactAAAGCACCAGCATTTGAAG AAAAAGGCTTTAAGGGAGAAATGGCTGTTGGATGGAATCAGCAGTggaaaagaacaggaagagatGAAGAGGCAAAATCAACAAGACCAGCGCCAGACCCAGGTTCTAGAACAAAGCATCCTCAG ACTTGAGAAAGAGATCAAAGATCTCGAAAAGGCTGAACTGCAAATCTCAACTAATGAAGAggtaattttaaagaaactaaaatcGATTGAGAGGACAACAGAAGACATAATAAGG tcTGTGAAggtggaaaaggaagaaacatcAGGAG CTTTGTATGCCATGGAAATCAAAGTTGAAAAAGACTTGAAGACTGGAGAAAGTACGGTCCTGTCTTCAATACCTCTCCCATCTGATGACTTTACAGGTTCAGGAATAAAAGTGTATGATGACGGGCAAAAGTCAGTATATGCAGTAAGCTCCAATCACAGTGCAACACTCAACGGCACTGACGGCCTGGCACCAGTTGAGGTAGAGGAACTCTTAAGACAAGCTTCGGAGAGAAACTCTAAATCCCCAACAGAGTATCATGAGCCTGTATATGCCAATCCGTTTTTCAGGCCTACAACTCCACAGAGAGAGAAGGTAACCCCTGGACCAAACTTTCAAGAAAAGATAAAGATTAAAGCTAATGGACTGGGTAGTGATATGAATGAATCCATACACCATATGGACAACGGACTTTCAGAGGAGAAGGGCAACAGCTTCAATCATGCCAGTCCCGTTCGGCCAATACCTCATCCCCGATCGCTGACTCAACAAGCAGAGGAGACACCCCACGCCCTACAAGAGAGGCTGATGACGCCTTGGGAAGAATCTACTGTGATGCAGGACAAGTATGCACCCTCTCCAAAGGCAAGACTCAGTCCCAGCGAAGGGCTTGTTGGGAGATCAGAATGTCAGGCTTCACCTCCTACCTGCCAAGAGGATGAGGAAGATGTGAGATACAATATCGTTCATTCACTGCCTCCTGACCTGGATGAGAGACAACCCGTGACGATGATTTTCATGGGATACCAGCAGGCAGAAGATGAGGATGAAGAAAAGAAGCTTCTGACAGGGTATGACGGGATCATCCATGCGGAGCTGGTTGTGATTGATGAGGAGGAGGGGGGTGAAGGAGAAGCTGAGAAACCATCCTACCATCCCATAGCTCCCTACAGTCAGGTTTACCAGCCTGCTAAGCCAACACCACTTCCTAGGAAGAGATCAGAAGTTAATCCCCATGAAAATGCAAACCATAGATCTCCCCACAAAAATTCCATATCCCTGAAAGAGCAAGAAGAAAGCTTAGACAGCCCTGTCCACCATTCTCCACTTGGTGTTCAGACAGCTGGAGATGGAACTGAGGACCCATCCCTAACAG CTTTAAGGATGAGAATGGCAAAGCTGGGGAAAAAGGTTATCTGA
- the PALMD gene encoding palmdelphin isoform X1: MEEAELVKERLQAITDKRKIQEEISQKRLKIEEEKLKHQHLKKKALREKWLLDGISSGKEQEEMKRQNQQDQRQTQVLEQSILRLEKEIKDLEKAELQISTNEEVILKKLKSIERTTEDIIRSVKVEKEETSGESIEDIYANIPDLPKSYVPSRLRKERNDGIEDDEQNRKALYAMEIKVEKDLKTGESTVLSSIPLPSDDFTGSGIKVYDDGQKSVYAVSSNHSATLNGTDGLAPVEVEELLRQASERNSKSPTEYHEPVYANPFFRPTTPQREKVTPGPNFQEKIKIKANGLGSDMNESIHHMDNGLSEEKGNSFNHASPVRPIPHPRSLTQQAEETPHALQERLMTPWEESTVMQDKYAPSPKARLSPSEGLVGRSECQASPPTCQEDEEDVRYNIVHSLPPDLDERQPVTMIFMGYQQAEDEDEEKKLLTGYDGIIHAELVVIDEEEGGEGEAEKPSYHPIAPYSQVYQPAKPTPLPRKRSEVNPHENANHRSPHKNSISLKEQEESLDSPVHHSPLGVQTAGDGTEDPSLTALRMRMAKLGKKVI, encoded by the exons gataaaagaaaaatacaggaagaaatcTCACAGAAGCGTctgaaaatagaggaagaaaaactAAAGCACCAGCATTTGAAG AAAAAGGCTTTAAGGGAGAAATGGCTGTTGGATGGAATCAGCAGTggaaaagaacaggaagagatGAAGAGGCAAAATCAACAAGACCAGCGCCAGACCCAGGTTCTAGAACAAAGCATCCTCAG ACTTGAGAAAGAGATCAAAGATCTCGAAAAGGCTGAACTGCAAATCTCAACTAATGAAGAggtaattttaaagaaactaaaatcGATTGAGAGGACAACAGAAGACATAATAAGG tcTGTGAAggtggaaaaggaagaaacatcAGGAG AGTCAATTGAAGACATCTATGCTAATATCCCCGACCTTCCAAAATCCTATGTACCTTCCAgattaaggaaggaaagaaatgatggaatagaagatgatgaacaaaatagaaaag CTTTGTATGCCATGGAAATCAAAGTTGAAAAAGACTTGAAGACTGGAGAAAGTACGGTCCTGTCTTCAATACCTCTCCCATCTGATGACTTTACAGGTTCAGGAATAAAAGTGTATGATGACGGGCAAAAGTCAGTATATGCAGTAAGCTCCAATCACAGTGCAACACTCAACGGCACTGACGGCCTGGCACCAGTTGAGGTAGAGGAACTCTTAAGACAAGCTTCGGAGAGAAACTCTAAATCCCCAACAGAGTATCATGAGCCTGTATATGCCAATCCGTTTTTCAGGCCTACAACTCCACAGAGAGAGAAGGTAACCCCTGGACCAAACTTTCAAGAAAAGATAAAGATTAAAGCTAATGGACTGGGTAGTGATATGAATGAATCCATACACCATATGGACAACGGACTTTCAGAGGAGAAGGGCAACAGCTTCAATCATGCCAGTCCCGTTCGGCCAATACCTCATCCCCGATCGCTGACTCAACAAGCAGAGGAGACACCCCACGCCCTACAAGAGAGGCTGATGACGCCTTGGGAAGAATCTACTGTGATGCAGGACAAGTATGCACCCTCTCCAAAGGCAAGACTCAGTCCCAGCGAAGGGCTTGTTGGGAGATCAGAATGTCAGGCTTCACCTCCTACCTGCCAAGAGGATGAGGAAGATGTGAGATACAATATCGTTCATTCACTGCCTCCTGACCTGGATGAGAGACAACCCGTGACGATGATTTTCATGGGATACCAGCAGGCAGAAGATGAGGATGAAGAAAAGAAGCTTCTGACAGGGTATGACGGGATCATCCATGCGGAGCTGGTTGTGATTGATGAGGAGGAGGGGGGTGAAGGAGAAGCTGAGAAACCATCCTACCATCCCATAGCTCCCTACAGTCAGGTTTACCAGCCTGCTAAGCCAACACCACTTCCTAGGAAGAGATCAGAAGTTAATCCCCATGAAAATGCAAACCATAGATCTCCCCACAAAAATTCCATATCCCTGAAAGAGCAAGAAGAAAGCTTAGACAGCCCTGTCCACCATTCTCCACTTGGTGTTCAGACAGCTGGAGATGGAACTGAGGACCCATCCCTAACAG CTTTAAGGATGAGAATGGCAAAGCTGGGGAAAAAGGTTATCTGA